A single region of the Brachypodium distachyon strain Bd21 chromosome 3, Brachypodium_distachyon_v3.0, whole genome shotgun sequence genome encodes:
- the LOC100828604 gene encoding hepatoma-derived growth factor-related protein 2 encodes MARKRRAPSPPPPPPPPQEESSSEETSSGEEEEVEPTPTRATQKPHEIPKSPPTATAADATAEGSDDESSDSEIDAEAFQLRQVVTSPSKPPAAASKLESDADEEQGEPSDKPEPLGKKKEMKPKAPSARKRQATESTPSGKSKKAKAEVEKAVPEPAPPPKAKKAKAGAENTKKAVPDPSPSSKSEKLKRWTLADEIKILEAFIGYVKTNGTQPGALDLIAAVGDTLDRKNCSKVEMYEKVRNLRQRYEKAVSTGTLPVKDDDLRKFKLSEVAWGANAKEVASASISQNDGAKGKKTQTTKEKIEGDTKGRSSKSKKQGKHIEELEDNETTDPQIGGTLVRSKREKSDKKMGGDVDSLGPKEATEEMDTAANVKRIRKGFDELQNLYPNLSTYVESIKAQHPCGETLKRAFELIDDEKACTLESKIKKQRVAEVKTEIRRADTKKEVANMLLG; translated from the coding sequence ATGGCTCGCAAgcgccgcgcgccgtcgccgccgccgccgccgccgcctccgcaggAGGAGTCTTCCTCCGAGGAGACCagctccggcgaggaggaggaggtggaacCCACCCCTACCCGCGCAACCCAAAAACCCCATGAAATCCCTAAATCCCCTCCCACCGCCACGGCCGCGGATGCCACCGCCGAGGGAAGCGATGATGAGTCTTCCGACTCGGAAATTGACGCCGAAGCCTTCCAGCTGCGCCAGGTTGTTACCTCCCCCAGCAAGCCGCCGGCTGCGGCCTCCAAGCTCGAatccgacgccgacgaggagcAGGGCGAACCGTCGGACAAACCGGAGCCCctcgggaagaagaaggaaatgAAGCCCAAGGCCCCGTCTGCGAGGAAGAGGCAGGCCACTGAGTCCACTCCGTCTGGTAAGTCCAAGAAAGCCAAGGCCGAGGTGGAGAAGGCAGTGCCTGAGCCGGCTCCACCCcccaaggccaagaaggctaaGGCTGGGGCAGAGAACACGAAGAAGGCAGTGCCGGACCCCTCACCGTCCAGCAAGTCTGAGAAGTTAAAGCGCTGGACATTGGCGGATGAGATCAAGATTCTGGAGGCCTTTATTGGGTACGTCAAGACTAATGGCACGCAGCCGGGTGCTCTTGACCTTATTGCTGCTGTTGGTGATACTCTTGACCGAAAGAACTGCAGCAAGGTGGAAATGTATGAGAAAGTGCGAAATCTCAGGCAGCGGTATGAGAAGGCAGTGAGCACAGGCACCCTGCCAGTCAAAGATGATGACCTCCGGAAGTTCAAGCTCTCAGAGGTGGCCTGGGGAGCAAATGCAAAGGAGGTTGCCTCAGCCTCCATATCTCAAAATGATGGTGCCAAGGGCAAGAAGACACAGACCACCAAAGAGAAGATAGAAGGAGATACCAAGGGCAGATCGTCAAAGAGTAAGAAGCAGGGAAAGCACatagaggaattggaagataATGAAACTACTGACCCCCAAATCGGTGGTACTTTGGTTAGGAGCAAAAGGGAGAAATCTGACAAGAAAATGGGTGGAGATGTAGACAGCCTCGGGCCAAAGGAGGCCACAGAGGAAATGGACACAGCTGCTAATGTGAAACGCATCCGCAAAGGATTTGATGAGCTGCAGAACTTGTATCCCAATCTTAGCACTTATGTGGAGAGTATCAAGGCCCAGCATCCTTGTGGGGAGACACTGAAGAGAGCATTTGAGCTCATTGACGATGAGAAGGCTTGCACTCTGGAATCCAAGATCAAGAAGCAAAGAGTAGCTGAGGTGAAGACGGAGATTCGCCGAGCTGACACAAAGAAGGAGGTGGCGAACATGTTGTTGGGCTAA
- the LOC100831964 gene encoding protein phosphatase 1 regulatory inhibitor subunit PPP1R8 homolog, producing the protein MYRGGLDRFKKAQALEPFSVQQSGPSAKNTPAAAGIAKVPPAPLTLPQSTHVGPSQSQHAPQSAGSSMPGQEAGAPGPAGTQLGGGQSMWQPPDWAIEPRPGVYYLEVLKDGEVIGRINLDKKRHIFGRQVPACEFVLDHQSVSRQHAAVVPHKNGSIYVIDLGSVHGTFVANERITKDSPVEFEVGQSLRFAASTRAYILRKNTAAFFPTHSLPSDVSLPSPPDPNDEDAVVAYNTILNRYGISKSDMPSRSKRSSREDSGADDDNQTVGRLPKRSKKLRVSFRDQVGGELIQVVGISDGVDVETEPGPIGVKEGSLVGKYESLVQVTVIPKGKDQTSPKESASQSGVTDKLQQVLNKVKSTTRGGIYGDLYDDSVPAKLGSSWAYKSDNQSEQVKAVDEKKSSRNADTNSADDSDDLFGD; encoded by the exons ATGTACCGCGGCGGGCTTGACCGCTTCAAGAAAGCTCAGGCCTTGGAGCCGTTCTCAGTGCAGCAGTCTGGTCCCAGCGCAAAGAACACACCCGCTGCTGCAGGAATAGCGAAAGTGCCGCCGGCTCCATTGACGCTGCCTCAGAGTACACATGTTGGGCCCAGCCAGAGTCAGCATGCTCCTCAGAGTGCTGGCTCGAGCATGCCTGGGCAAGAGGCCGGGGCTCCAGGGCCTGCTGGGACGCAGCTTGGCGGTGGGCAGTCGATGTGGCAACCGCCAGACTGGGCGATTGAGCCGCGCCCTGGGGTTTACTATCTTGAGGTGTTGAAGGATGGGGAGGTCATTGGCAGGATCAATCTGGACAAGAAGAGGCACATATTTGGGAGGCAGGTGCCTGCTTGTGAGTTTGTGTTGGATCATCAGTCTGTGTCACGCCAACATGCTGCTGTTGTTCCACACAAAAATGGAAG CATATATGTTATTGATTTAGGATCGGTTCATGGTACATTTGTTGCAAATGAGAGAATAACTAAAGACAGCCCTGTTGAATTTGAAGTTGGACAGTCACTTCGCTTTGCTGCCTCAACCAGAGCATATATTCTGCGGAAGAACACAGCTGCTTTTTTCCCCACTCATAGTCTTCCATCAGATGTGAGTTTGCCATCTCCTCCAGACCCCAATGATGAAGATGCTGTTGTGGCATACAATACAATACTTAATCGCTATGGTATTAGTAAATCAGACATGCCATCTAGGTCAAAAAGATCTTCACGGGAGGACTCTGGTGCAGATGATGACAACCAGACTGTTGGCAGACTCCCAAAGAGAAGTAAAAAGCTCAGAGTGTCATTTAGAGatcaggttggtggagaactTATTCAGGTAGTTGGGATTTCCGATGGTGTAGATGTTGAAACTGAACCAGGCCCAATAGGTGTGAAGGAAGGCAGTCTTGTTGGGAAGTATGAGTCTCTTGTACAGGTGACTGTCATACCAAAAGGGAAGGATCAAACCTCACCAAAGGAGAGTGCTTCCCAGAGTGGGGTAACAGATAAACTACAACAGGTGCTTAACAAAGTTAAAAGCACAACCAGAGGTGGAATTTATGGTGACCTGTATGACGATTCTGTTCCAGCAAAACTGGGCTCATCATGGGCATATAAATCAGATAATCAGTCAGAACAAGTCAAAGCTGTTGATGAGAAGAAGTCTAGCAGGAATGCGGATACAAATTCAGCTGATGATAGTGATGACTTGTTTGGCGACTAG
- the LOC100832256 gene encoding ribonuclease E/G-like protein, chloroplastic gives MAARALGPPPPPPLPPLGTMRAPPRATDATAPPPPHGYRRGATGLTSALTGNRGRHILCSVQLTEALRGNLQVEANSSHAPTALMSTGRDDSAITCKGFCMISWNLKADVPDGYVIFVTGDPVTLGCWEPDMAVQLAPSVKSSNEWTAEIKVPYGVHYRYNYFVREEKGSSNDIIWRPGPECSLSIPSVSRKKHVIVVKDLWMKTSVTGIPSPSWGSWLMEADFLEDRFVESEKRESTVKAHSVIDLVERTSSVGEHIILRLGNGTPLQAKHISETESPLISVNDDFTVVDKPNAIKTSVNQLGGTQPVEEPWILGPMVSAKNSVVPVKHKKDRKKFLNKEHDPGEVAENMPEQYQPVEEPWFFQSWAVAKRTGVKTKGKIEAKDSTKKYRKMDKPPAPSEADTPSTSEHSSRVILINSSICTMQRIAVLEDGKLVELLLEPIKNTVHCDSIYLGIVTKLVPHMGGAFVDIGISRPSLMSIKQNRDPFVYPQIVKDNKGGTANDSDYNDESLPTYDDDDDIADEEFADEENDDDSATFLAHNVTENEQGMDFVSHSKMKMIDSAEFESVSACDDEKDDETDDHVEDEYNDDLVPGDQSEISNDIKTLSSIQHALRESNDDTNGCRWSQVRKGTKVMVQVVKEGLGTKGPTLSPFPCLRSRFWILVSRGNKVGVSKKITGIERTRLKGITKLLRPVGFTLTARTVAAGHSWEELQKDLDRLLSTWKGITEHAQSAALAAEEGVEGAVPVMLHRSKGQALSIVQDDFNEKVKRLVVDSPRTYHEVTSYLQEVAPELCNRVDLYEKRTPIFDEYKIEKEIDNILCKRVVLQNGGSLIIEQTEALVSIDVNGGHSMFGQGTSQENAILEVNLEAAKQIARELRLRDIGGIIVVDFIDMTDESNKRLVYEEMKKAVEKDRSTVGVSELSKLGLMEITRKRVRPSVTFMISEPCPCCHGLGRVEALDTSFSKIEREICRRLASSGHKSDPEKPKSWPRFLLRVDHEMCTYLTSGKKTKLGLLSSSLKVWVLLKIARGFTRGAFELLPYSDEDTDEHKEPPESQDSPPPKEAGRPRLSVFPIKKWMSRAKRAK, from the exons atggccgcccgTGCACTGGgcccaccgcctccgcctccacttCCCCCTCTCGGCACCATGCGGGCGCCCCCGCGCGCTACTGAtgccaccgcgccgccgccgccccatgGCTACCGGCGTGGCGCAACCGGTCTCACCTCAGCGCTGACTGGTAACCGGGGAAG GCACATTTTGTGTTCAGTGCAATTGACAGAAGCTCTTAGAGGCAATCTTCAAGTGGAAGCAAACTCGTCTCATGCCCCTACGGCATTGATGTCTACTGGACGTG ATGACTCAGCCATAACCTGTAAAGGATTCTGTATGATATCATGGAACCTGAAAGCAGATGTTCCAGATGGTTATGTAATCTTTGTAACAGGAGATCCAGTAACCctgggttgttgggaacctGATATGGCTGTTCAGTTGGCTCCTTCTGTTAAAAGTAGCAATGAATGGACGGCTGAAATAAAG GTACCATATGGGGTGCACTATAGGTATAACTATTTTGTTCGTGAGGAAAAAGGTTCTTCTAATGATATCATATGGAGGCCTGGTCCTGAGTGCTCCTTATCGATACCTTCAGTTAGCAGGAAAAAACATGTCATTGTTGTGAAGGATCTTTGGATGAAAACCAGTGTGACAGGTattccctctccttcctgGGGATCATGGCTGATGGAAGCAGATTTTCTTGAAGATCGATTTGTTGAGAGTGAGAAGCGTGAGAGCACTGTGAAAGCCCACTCTGTTATCGATTTGGTGGAGCGAACTTCATCTGTAG GTGAGCATATTATACTAAGACTTGGAAATGGCACGCCTTTACAAGCAAAGCATATATCAGAGACAGAGAGCCCACTCATCAGTGTCAATGATGATTTTACTGTAGTTGATAAACCAAATGCAATTAAAACAAGTGTGAACCAACTTGGTGGAACTCAGCCTGTTGAGGAGCCATGGATTCTTGGACCTATGGTCTCAGCAAAGAACTCTGTTGTGCCAGTCAAACACAAAAAGGACAGGAAGAAGTTTTTGAATAAGGAACATGATCCAGGTGAAGTTGCTGAAAACATGCCTGAACAGTATCAGCCTGTGGAGGAGCCATGGTTTTTTCAATCTTGGGCGGTAGCAAAGAGAACTGGAGTTAAAACGAAAGGAAAAATAGAAGCGAAAGATAGTACAAAAAAGTATAGGAAAATGGATAAGCCCCCAGCACCTTCGGAGGCGGATACACCCTCCACCAGTGAACATTCATCAAGAGTCATATTAATTAACTCCTCTATCTGTACCATGCAGAGAATTGCAGTATTGGAAGATGGGAAACTAGTTGAACTCTTGCTGGAGCCCATAAAAAATACTGTACATTGTGATAGTATTTATTTAGGTATAGTAACAAAACTTGTTCCTCATATGGGAGGTGCTTTTGTAGACATTGGAATTTCGAGACCTTCTCTGATGAGCATAAAGCAAAACCGTGATCCTTTTGTGTATCCCCAAATAGTTAAGGACAATAAAGGAGGTACTGCTAATGATTCTGATTATAATGATGAGAGCCTTCCAACatacgacgacgatgatgataTTGCAGATGAGGAATTTGCAGATGAAGAGAATGATGATGATTCAGCAACATTTCTGGCTCACAATGTTACTGAAAATGAACAAGGCATGGATTTCGTGTCCCACTCTAAGATGAAGATGATTGATAGTGCTGAATTCGAAAGTGTATCTGCTTGTGATGACGAAAAGGATGATGAAACTGATGATCACGTGGAAGATGAATACAACGATGATCTTGTGCCAGGAGATCAGTCAGAGATCTCTAATGATATTAAGACATTATCTTCCATTCAACATGCGTTGAGGGAATCAAATGATGATACAAATGGATGTAGGTGGTCTCAAGTTCGCAAGGGCACAAAAGTTATGGTTCAAGTTGTCAAGGAGGGATTGGGTACAAAAGGTCCCACATTGAGTCCCTTCCCATGCTTAAGAAGCCGATTTTGG ATATTAGTTTCCCGCGGTAATAAAGTTGGAGTGTCAAAAAAGATTACTGGAATAGAGCGAACACGGTTGAAGGGCATTACGAAATTATTACGACCTGTTGGATTTACTTTGACAGCTCGTACAGTTGCTGCTGGTCATTCTTGGGAGGAGTTGCAGAAGGACCTTGATCGCTTGCTATCTACTTGGAAAGGAATAACTGAACATGCTCAATCTGCTGCCTTAGCTGCTGAGGAGGGTGTGGAAGGTGCTGTTCCTGTAATGTTGCATAGATCAAAGGGTCAGGCTCTATCTATTGTTCAAGATGATTTTAATGAGAAG GTTAAGAGGCTTGTCGTCGATTCTCCTCGCACCTACCATGAG GTTACGAGCTATCTCCAAGAAGTTGCACCTGAGCTCTGCAATCGAGTTGATCTGTATGAGAAAAGAACTCCCATATTCGATGAATATAAAATTGAAAAGGAGATCGATAATATCCTTTGCAAAAG GGTTGTGCTACAGAATGGGGGTTCTTTAATTATAGAACAGACTGAAGCTCTAGTTTCCATTGATGTGAATGGTGGTCACAGTATGTTTGGTCAGGGGACGTCACAGGAGAACGCTATTTTAGAAGTCAATCTTGAAGCTGCAAAGCAA ATTGCTCGTGAGCTGCGCCTGAGGGATATTGGTGGCATCATTGTTGTTGATTTTATTGATATGACTGATGAAT CAAACAAAAGATTAGTCTATGAAGAAATGAAGAAAGCAGTAGAAAAGGACCGATCAACAGTTGGTGTTTCAGAATTGTCAAAGCTAGGTTTGATGGAAATAACTAGAAAACGG GTTCGGCCGAGTGTTACTTTCATGATCAGTGAGCCTTGTCCATGTTGCCATGGTCTTGGTCGTGTGGAAGCTCTTGATACATCCTTTTCTAAGATAGAACGTGAAATCTGCCGACGCCTT GCTTCCTCTGGGCATAAATCAGACCCAGAGAAACCAAAATCATGGCCAAGATTTTTGCTTAGAGTGGACCATGAGATGTGCACGTACTTGACGtcaggaaagaaaacaaaactaggGCTCCTCAGTAGCTCCCTCAAAGTATGGGTTTTGTTGAAG ATCGCTCGAGGCTTTACACGGGGTGCATTTGAATTGCTACCATATTCTGATGAGGACACAGATGAGCACAAGGAACCACCTGAATCGCAAGACTCACCACCTCCGAAGGAAGCAGGAAGGCCCAGGCTGTCTGTTTTCCCTATCAAGAAGTGGATGAGCCGTGCAAAGCGAGCCAAGTGA
- the LOC100832567 gene encoding uncharacterized protein LOC100832567 has product MALATARLIHPCLVVSKNPRTPSLLLPTHKPLTTALLTLSSPSQHSSLHSVDVSKEDKPLDTPPPPETTTEQEGAAAPLQDEFALDEGPKLDPRRFEEQFAVLNTGVYECRSCGYLYDQAKGDPSYPVPPGLPFAKLPDDWLCPTCGAAQSFFDSKSVEIAGFAQNQQFGLGGNSLTGGQKTLLIYGSLLVGFAFFLSGYFLQ; this is encoded by the coding sequence ATGGCATTAGCCACAGCAAGGCTAATCCACCCTTGCCTGGTGGTCTCCAAGAATCCAAGAAcaccctccctcctcctccccacacACAAGCCCCTCACCACCGCGCTGCTAACCCTATCCTCCCCGTCTCAGCACTCCTCGCTCCACTCCGTCGACGTCTCCAAGGAAGACAAGCCACTGgacaccccgccgccgccggagacgacgacggagCAAGAAGGTGCGGCAGCGCCATTGCAGGACGAATTTGCGTTGGATGAGGGCCCGAAGCTGGACCCGCGGCGGTTCGAGGAGCAGTTCGCGGTGCTGAACACAGGGGTGTACGAGTGCCGGTCCTGCGGGTACCTCTACGACCAGGCGAAAGGGGACCCGTCGTACCCGGTGCCGCCAGGCTTGCCGTTCGCCAAGCTCCCCGACGACTGGCTCTGCCCGACTTGCGGCGCCGCGCAGTCCTTCTTCGACAGCAAGAGCGTCGAGATCGCCGGGTTCGCGCAGAACCAGCAGTTCGGGCTCGGGGGCAACTCGCTCACGGGAGGGCAGAAGACGCTGCTCATCTACGGCAGCCTCCTCGTTGGattcgccttcttcctctccggctACTTCTTGCAATGA
- the LOC100828902 gene encoding NDR1/HIN1-like protein 6: MLTEEYGADSLVPPPRNGRRRTSDGNPDDGGGFCSCSCCCACICWCCCFLFLLVFAAAASAAYFAYLYKPRAPSYSVSGISVSRFDVSAFDLTVYARLVATVRAENPNAMIGIGYGEGSRTAVSYRGTTLCSGTLPVFYQGYRNTTVMEIAMEGRHGFGSGLQSALEEGEKAGHVPLDVYVSVPVTLRLGTFDLRQVTVNVHCALVVDSLSPKKKPAIKSAHYWPYVEF, translated from the coding sequence ATGCTGACGGAGGAGTACGGCGCGGACTCGCTGGTCCCTCCCCCGCGCAACGGCCGGCGCCGCACCAGCGACGGCAAccccgacgacggcggcggcttctgcagctgcagctgctgctgcgcctgcatctgctggtgctgctgcttcctcttcctcctcgtcttcgccgccgccgcctccgccgcctacTTCGCGTACCTCTACAAGCCCCGCGCCCCTTCCTACTCCGTCTCCGGCATCTCCGTGTCCCGCTTCGACGTCAGCGCCTTCGACCTCACCGTCTACGCCAGGCTCGTGGCCACCGTCCGCGCCGAGAACCCCAACGCCATGATCGGGATCGGCTACGGGGAAGGGTCCCGCACCGCGGTCTCCTACCGGGGCACCACGCTCTGCTCGGGCACGCTGCCGGTGTTCTACCAGGGGTACCGCAACACCACGGTGATGGAGATCGCCATGGAAGGCAGGCACGGGTTCGGGTCCGGCCTGCAGAGCGCGCTGGAGGAAGGCGAGAAGGCCGGCCATGTCCCGCTGGATGTCTACGTCAGCGTGCCAGTCACGCTGCGGCTGGGGACGTTTGATCTCCGGCAGGTTACGGTGAACGTGCACTGCGCGCTCGTCGTCGACAGCCTCTCGCCCAAGAAGAAGCCGGCCATCAAATCGGCGCACTACTGGCCCTACGTAGAGTTTTGA